In a single window of the Anaerocolumna cellulosilytica genome:
- a CDS encoding transglycosylase domain-containing protein — MDFSKSGTAKKQQQIKSTARKVASKARVSLFRLLLVGIVFVAIVGSFAGFGLLKGLADGAPSVNQLDLAPNGFKTNIYDRDGNLIQTLSDAESNRVYVTIDAIPKVLQNCFISIEDERFYEHNGIDMRGIFRAFFVGLSQGGNFDEGASTITQQLIKNQVFEGGAEDNFTDRIIRKIQEQYLAIQLESQLSKDDILEYYLNTINLGAGTHGVQTASKRYFNKDVRELNLSEAAVIAAIAQSPTNLNPINHPDNNAKRRSFILDYMKKQGLCTEEEYQVAVNDDVYSRIQSVNEEQSVTSYYSYFVDELIEQVIEDLQSEKGYTYTQASKALYSSGLSIYTTLDSNIQAILDDVYSNEDYFPKVGTYSYWELTYALSIEKKDGTTIHYHTKDLADFFEPDSSFSTYFSKKEDALALIEEFKAAKIKKGDNILGENTSLILQPQSSMVIINQKTGQVVGLIGGRGEKTGNRTLNRATNTFRQPGSTFKVLSTYLPALDSAGMTLATVIDDAAYKYPGSDKYVNNWNNGVYKGLTTLRQAITESMNVVTVKTLEKVTPQVGYDYLTKLGITSLVESMTDDKGKVFSDINLPMALGGLTKGVSNLELTSAFAAIANSGIYNEPTFYTKILDHDNKVLLETDPVQKQVMKESTAFLLTSAMEDVVTKSNGTGRSVNFLNTKMPIAGKTGTTSDDFDLWFSGYTPYYTASIWSGFDTNKTQREKSYQKIIWRDVMERIHKHYKLETVSFTKPDSIVTAKICTKSGKLAVDGLCDHYVGGSTVRTEYFAKGTQPKDKCDVHEKVIICKETKKNANEYCRDTEEVVYLIKDETSATKDAPYIKPTETCKKHNASNTGMKNLIPGLPSNITPTPPVVTPIVPPSNPGDGTENGNENLPTPTPGNEDDDETEDVEFNYDYGN; from the coding sequence ATGGACTTTAGTAAGAGTGGTACTGCAAAAAAACAACAACAGATAAAGTCTACCGCCAGAAAAGTTGCCTCAAAAGCCAGAGTTTCTCTTTTCCGGTTGCTATTAGTAGGAATTGTTTTTGTAGCTATCGTAGGTTCATTTGCCGGCTTTGGACTTCTGAAGGGACTCGCTGATGGTGCACCTAGTGTTAATCAGTTGGACCTTGCCCCAAACGGCTTCAAAACCAATATATATGATAGAGATGGTAATTTAATACAGACCTTAAGTGATGCCGAATCCAATCGAGTTTATGTAACTATAGACGCTATACCGAAGGTTTTACAAAATTGTTTTATTAGTATAGAAGACGAACGTTTTTATGAACATAACGGTATAGACATGCGCGGTATTTTCCGTGCCTTTTTCGTCGGTCTTAGCCAAGGTGGTAATTTTGACGAGGGAGCCAGTACAATTACCCAGCAGTTGATAAAGAATCAAGTATTTGAAGGCGGTGCTGAAGATAATTTTACAGATCGTATTATTCGTAAAATACAGGAGCAATACCTTGCCATACAGCTTGAAAGTCAACTAAGTAAAGACGACATTTTAGAGTATTACTTAAATACGATTAACCTTGGTGCCGGTACTCATGGTGTTCAGACCGCATCAAAACGCTATTTTAACAAAGATGTACGAGAATTGAATCTATCTGAAGCAGCAGTTATTGCCGCGATTGCTCAATCTCCGACTAATTTGAATCCAATTAATCACCCTGATAATAATGCCAAAAGACGTTCCTTTATTTTGGATTATATGAAAAAACAGGGCTTATGTACAGAGGAGGAATACCAGGTTGCCGTTAACGATGATGTGTATTCCAGAATCCAATCAGTGAATGAGGAACAGTCCGTAACTTCTTATTACAGTTACTTCGTAGATGAATTAATCGAACAGGTAATAGAAGATTTACAGTCAGAAAAAGGATATACTTATACTCAGGCAAGTAAAGCCTTGTATAGCAGTGGATTAAGTATTTATACAACATTAGATTCCAATATTCAGGCAATTCTTGATGATGTATACTCCAATGAAGATTACTTCCCTAAGGTAGGTACTTATTCTTATTGGGAACTTACGTATGCTTTGTCAATTGAGAAAAAAGATGGTACTACAATCCACTACCACACCAAAGACCTTGCTGATTTCTTCGAACCGGATTCTTCCTTTTCCACTTATTTTTCTAAGAAAGAGGATGCTCTTGCACTGATTGAAGAATTTAAAGCCGCAAAGATTAAGAAAGGTGATAACATTCTGGGTGAGAATACCAGTCTGATTTTACAGCCTCAATCTTCCATGGTTATCATTAACCAAAAAACCGGCCAGGTTGTCGGATTAATTGGCGGCAGAGGCGAAAAGACTGGTAACCGTACTTTAAACCGCGCTACAAATACCTTTAGACAGCCGGGTTCAACTTTTAAAGTTTTATCCACCTATCTGCCCGCACTTGATTCAGCAGGAATGACTCTTGCTACTGTTATAGATGATGCCGCCTATAAATATCCTGGCTCAGACAAATACGTTAACAATTGGAATAACGGCGTCTATAAAGGTCTTACTACTCTACGCCAGGCTATAACAGAATCTATGAATGTAGTAACTGTTAAGACTTTAGAAAAGGTTACACCACAAGTAGGTTATGATTATCTTACCAAGCTTGGTATTACCTCTTTGGTAGAATCTATGACCGACGATAAGGGAAAAGTATTCTCAGATATAAATCTACCCATGGCCTTAGGCGGTTTGACCAAGGGTGTTTCAAATCTTGAGTTAACCTCTGCTTTTGCTGCTATAGCGAATAGTGGTATTTACAACGAGCCAACTTTTTATACAAAGATATTAGATCATGACAATAAAGTATTATTAGAAACTGATCCTGTACAAAAGCAAGTCATGAAAGAATCCACTGCTTTCCTACTAACTAGTGCTATGGAGGATGTTGTAACCAAAAGTAACGGAACCGGACGTTCTGTTAACTTTTTAAATACGAAGATGCCAATTGCTGGTAAAACCGGCACTACCTCTGATGATTTTGATCTTTGGTTTTCCGGGTATACCCCATACTATACAGCTTCCATCTGGTCTGGCTTTGACACGAATAAGACCCAGAGGGAAAAAAGTTATCAAAAGATTATATGGCGTGATGTTATGGAACGAATTCATAAACATTATAAGCTGGAAACAGTATCTTTTACAAAACCAGATTCCATAGTTACTGCTAAAATCTGTACTAAAAGCGGTAAACTGGCAGTTGATGGTCTATGTGACCACTATGTAGGAGGTTCAACGGTTCGAACGGAATATTTTGCAAAAGGCACGCAACCTAAGGATAAATGTGATGTTCATGAAAAAGTTATCATCTGTAAAGAAACGAAAAAGAATGCCAATGAATATTGTCGAGATACAGAAGAGGTGGTATATTTAATTAAAGATGAAACTTCTGCAACCAAGGACGCTCCTTATATTAAGCCAACAGAAACCTGTAAGAAGCACAATGCCTCAAATACCGGTATGAAAAACCTGATTCCAGGACTCCCAAGTAACATTACTCCTACACCACCTGTAGTTACACCAATTGTACCGCCTTCAAATCCAGGTGACGGAACAGAAAACGGTAATGAGAATCTACCAACACCAACTCCAGGCAACGAAGATGATGATGAAACTGAGGACGTGGAATTTAATTATGATTATGGTAATTAA
- the spoVAD gene encoding stage V sporulation protein AD: MGNQKDMTQKAVGKQSILFSNPPYILSGSSIAGKKEGEGPLGTFFDQIEEDPMFGGTSWEDAESRLMKRAADLAIKKASLQNTDIRYLIGGDLLGQLIATSFGIMDLDIPLFGVYGACSTMGESMAIGSVLVDGGFADKVLALTSSHFAGAEKQFRFPLAYGNQRPLSASWTVTGSGAVVIGNSKPQEADKDNKASIRVKGITVGKIVDYGVKDSMNMGACMAPAAYKTISQNLSDLKVKPDYYDKIITGDLGYVGKDILIDLLKQDGYHISGNHMDCGIEIFDQETQDTHAGGSGCGCSAITLTSYIFPKLQKRDWKRVLFVPTGALLSTVSFNEGNSVPGIAHGVILEAE; encoded by the coding sequence ATGGGCAATCAAAAAGATATGACACAGAAAGCGGTTGGGAAGCAAAGCATATTATTCTCAAACCCTCCTTATATACTTTCAGGATCTTCTATTGCAGGTAAAAAGGAAGGGGAAGGACCTCTTGGAACGTTCTTTGATCAAATTGAGGAAGATCCAATGTTTGGAGGGACAAGCTGGGAAGATGCAGAAAGTCGTTTAATGAAACGAGCAGCAGACTTGGCAATAAAAAAAGCAAGTTTACAAAATACAGATATTCGTTATTTAATTGGAGGAGATTTATTAGGGCAATTAATTGCAACTTCATTTGGCATTATGGATTTGGATATCCCGCTATTTGGTGTGTATGGTGCCTGCTCTACCATGGGGGAATCCATGGCAATCGGTTCGGTTCTGGTAGACGGGGGTTTTGCAGATAAAGTATTAGCGCTGACCTCTAGTCATTTTGCGGGAGCTGAGAAACAGTTCCGATTTCCATTAGCCTATGGCAATCAAAGACCTCTTAGTGCAAGTTGGACTGTTACCGGCAGCGGAGCTGTAGTAATAGGAAATTCAAAGCCACAAGAGGCAGATAAAGATAATAAAGCCAGTATTCGGGTAAAAGGTATTACGGTCGGAAAAATTGTAGATTATGGTGTGAAAGATTCTATGAATATGGGGGCTTGTATGGCGCCGGCGGCTTATAAAACAATCTCTCAAAACCTGTCCGATTTAAAAGTGAAACCGGATTATTATGACAAGATAATAACGGGTGATTTAGGATATGTAGGAAAGGATATCTTAATTGATTTGTTAAAGCAGGATGGCTATCATATCAGTGGCAATCATATGGATTGTGGAATCGAGATATTTGATCAGGAAACCCAGGACACTCATGCAGGCGGAAGTGGCTGTGGCTGTAGTGCCATCACCCTAACCAGTTATATATTTCCTAAATTACAAAAAAGAGATTGGAAAAGAGTATTATTTGTACCTACAGGTGCTTTATTATCCACAGTAAGCTTTAATGAGGGAAATTCTGTACCGGGCATAGCCCATGGTGTAATATTAGAAGCAGAATAG
- a CDS encoding SpoVA/SpoVAEb family sporulation membrane protein: MDYVKAFLIGGAICAAVQILMDNTKLMPGRIMVILVCLGAVLGAVGIYEPFTKWAGAGASVPLSGFGNTLFKGIKKAVDEDGFIGIFKGGFTASAVGISGALIFSYLASWIFSPKMKD, from the coding sequence ATGGATTATGTAAAAGCATTTTTAATTGGAGGAGCAATCTGTGCAGCAGTACAAATATTAATGGATAATACTAAGTTAATGCCCGGACGCATCATGGTTATTCTGGTATGTCTTGGTGCAGTTTTAGGCGCTGTTGGTATATATGAGCCTTTTACAAAATGGGCAGGAGCAGGAGCAAGTGTTCCCTTAAGCGGTTTTGGAAATACTTTATTTAAAGGAATTAAAAAGGCAGTGGATGAGGACGGTTTTATTGGAATATTCAAAGGAGGCTTTACGGCATCGGCAGTGGGTATATCAGGAGCACTAATATTCAGTTACCTTGCATCCTGGATATTCAGTCCTAAAATGAAGGATTAA